Proteins encoded within one genomic window of Acidimicrobiia bacterium:
- a CDS encoding magnesium chelatase: MTRPGTLGELRASGWVSRPVKQEVRENAVRRISESQPVVDGLIGYDDTVLPQLENALLASHDVIFLGERGQAKTRMIRSLVGLLDEWMPIIAGSEINDDPYEPISHHARLLVAERGDETPIEWVHRDRRFGEKLATPDTSIADLIGEVDPIKVAEGRYLSDELTIHYGLVPRTNRGIFSINELPDLAERIQVGLLNVLEERDVQIRGYKIRLPLDLMLVASANPEDYTNRGRIITPLKDRFGAQIRTHYPLDVDVEMDVVEQEATVNVPDGMRVSVPLFMAEIVSEMSQQARRSPHINQRSGVSVRMSVANYETVVANATRRALRNGEDEVVPRVSDLEALASSTAGKVEFETVDDGREEQVLDRIVKAAVLETFRATCKPEKLTELVTAFDEGLIVHAGDDMPAAEYAKLLSSLPGLRETLADLEVEETPAGVASAVEFVLEGLHLSKRLNKDATGGKSAYRGRG; the protein is encoded by the coding sequence ATGACCCGACCCGGCACTCTCGGCGAGCTACGAGCGAGCGGCTGGGTCTCGCGGCCGGTGAAGCAAGAGGTGCGCGAGAACGCGGTCCGGCGGATCTCGGAGAGTCAGCCCGTCGTCGACGGTCTGATCGGGTACGACGACACCGTGCTGCCCCAGCTCGAGAACGCGTTGCTCGCGAGCCACGACGTGATCTTCCTCGGGGAGCGCGGTCAGGCCAAGACCCGCATGATCCGCTCGCTCGTCGGTCTTCTCGACGAGTGGATGCCCATCATCGCCGGCAGCGAGATCAACGACGACCCGTACGAGCCGATCTCGCACCACGCGCGACTGCTGGTTGCCGAGCGGGGCGACGAGACGCCCATCGAGTGGGTACACCGTGATCGGCGCTTCGGCGAGAAGCTGGCCACACCCGACACGTCGATCGCCGATCTCATCGGCGAGGTCGACCCGATCAAGGTGGCCGAGGGTCGCTACCTCTCCGACGAGCTCACGATCCACTACGGGCTCGTCCCTCGCACCAACCGTGGCATCTTCTCGATCAACGAGCTGCCCGACCTCGCCGAGCGCATCCAGGTGGGTCTGCTCAACGTGCTCGAGGAGCGAGACGTGCAGATCCGCGGCTACAAGATCCGGCTGCCCCTCGACCTCATGCTGGTCGCGTCGGCCAACCCCGAGGACTACACGAACCGCGGTCGCATCATCACCCCGTTGAAGGACCGGTTCGGGGCGCAGATCCGCACGCACTACCCACTCGACGTGGACGTGGAGATGGACGTCGTCGAGCAAGAGGCGACGGTGAACGTGCCGGATGGGATGCGGGTGTCGGTGCCGCTCTTCATGGCCGAGATCGTGTCGGAGATGAGTCAGCAGGCTCGACGGTCACCGCACATCAACCAGCGCTCCGGTGTCTCGGTCCGGATGTCGGTGGCCAACTACGAGACCGTCGTCGCGAACGCGACTCGCAGGGCGCTGCGCAACGGCGAAGACGAGGTGGTGCCGCGCGTGAGCGACCTCGAGGCGCTGGCGTCGAGCACGGCCGGCAAGGTGGAGTTCGAGACGGTCGACGACGGTCGCGAGGAGCAGGTGCTCGACCGCATCGTGAAGGCTGCGGTGCTCGAGACGTTCCGCGCCACCTGCAAGCCGGAGAAGCTCACGGAGCTCGTCACCGCGTTCGACGAGGGACTAATCGTGCACGCGGGTGACGACATGCCCGCAGCCGAGTACGCCAAGCTCCTGTCGAGCCTTCCCGGGCTGCGCGAGACCCTGGCGGATCTCGAGGTGGAGGAGACGCCGGCTGGGGTCGCGTCAGCGGTCGAGTTCGTGCTCGAAGGCCTCCATCTCTCCAAGCGGCTCAACAAGGACGCCACGGGAGGCAAGTCGGCGTATCGAGGCCGCGGCTAG
- a CDS encoding VWA domain-containing protein: protein MPLLGRRRRRERDKRGFRYSAWDGSQRGFDLDADALLDEMTDDLLYHGDLHASLRRLMQQGMKDRNGEELMGLRDMLQKLRERRKEMLEHYDLGGVYEEIAEQLREIVDQEREGIERRIDEALQSGDRRRQEIVDDLAKERCEQLDQLPPDLAGKVQQLQQYDWMDDAARQKFEELMEQLKNQLMQSYFNQMSEGMQNMTPERMQRMKDMMAELNQMLEQRERGEEPDFKGFMERYGDFFPDNPQTLDELLEQMAQSMAQMQQLLNSMTPEQRAQLQGLAESLMEDMDLRWQVDQLARNLQQAFPNLPWERSMNFQGDNPLSMGQMPGLLDALGDMDDLEHLLRQATQPGELAEVDVERARELLGDDAARSLERLAELARMLEEAGLIEQREGRLELTPRGIRAIGQKALGDLFRKLMKDRTGRHDQDRTGIGQDKAYEHKPYEWGDPFHLNVEETVKNAIWRSGAGTPVRLTPDDFEVERTETVTRSATVLLLDVSLSMPMRDNFLSAKKVAMALHALITSQFPRDYFGLVSFGRVAREVPPERLPEMSWDFEWGTNMQHAMLLARRMLSRQSGTKQIIMVTDGEPTAHIEGGEPYFQYPPSPLTIEETLKEVMRCTRDGIRINTFMLDESYYLRDFVERMMKLNRGRAFFTTPDTLGDYVLVDFLDQRRQRRAS from the coding sequence ATGCCGTTGCTCGGTCGCCGTCGTCGTCGGGAACGTGACAAGCGAGGGTTTCGGTACTCCGCGTGGGACGGGTCGCAGCGCGGGTTCGATCTCGACGCCGACGCCCTGCTCGACGAGATGACCGACGACCTGCTGTACCACGGCGACCTGCACGCGTCGCTGCGGCGCCTCATGCAGCAAGGCATGAAGGACCGCAACGGCGAAGAGCTCATGGGCCTGCGCGACATGCTCCAGAAGCTGCGCGAACGGCGCAAGGAGATGCTCGAGCACTACGACCTCGGTGGGGTGTACGAGGAGATCGCCGAGCAGCTGCGCGAGATCGTCGACCAGGAGCGCGAGGGCATCGAACGCCGTATCGACGAGGCGCTCCAGTCAGGCGACCGGCGCCGCCAGGAGATCGTCGACGACCTCGCCAAGGAACGATGCGAGCAGCTCGACCAGCTCCCTCCCGATCTTGCGGGCAAGGTGCAACAGCTCCAGCAGTACGACTGGATGGACGACGCGGCGCGCCAGAAGTTCGAAGAGCTGATGGAGCAGCTGAAGAACCAGCTGATGCAGAGCTACTTCAATCAGATGTCCGAGGGCATGCAGAACATGACGCCCGAGCGCATGCAGCGCATGAAGGACATGATGGCCGAGCTCAATCAGATGCTCGAGCAGCGCGAGCGCGGCGAGGAGCCCGACTTCAAGGGCTTCATGGAGCGCTACGGCGACTTCTTCCCCGACAACCCGCAGACGCTCGACGAGCTGCTCGAGCAGATGGCCCAGTCGATGGCGCAGATGCAGCAGCTGCTCAACTCGATGACGCCCGAGCAGCGCGCCCAGCTCCAGGGCCTCGCCGAGAGCCTGATGGAGGACATGGACCTGCGTTGGCAGGTCGACCAGCTCGCCCGCAACCTCCAGCAGGCCTTCCCGAACCTGCCCTGGGAGCGCTCGATGAACTTCCAGGGCGACAACCCACTCTCGATGGGCCAGATGCCCGGCCTGCTCGATGCGCTCGGCGACATGGATGACCTCGAGCACCTGCTCCGCCAGGCCACCCAGCCCGGTGAGCTGGCCGAGGTCGACGTGGAGCGCGCCCGCGAGCTGCTCGGTGACGACGCCGCCCGCTCACTCGAGCGGCTGGCCGAGCTGGCCAGGATGCTCGAGGAGGCCGGCCTGATCGAGCAGCGCGAGGGTCGGCTCGAGCTCACTCCCCGCGGCATCCGCGCCATCGGGCAGAAAGCGCTCGGTGATCTGTTCCGCAAGCTCATGAAAGACCGCACCGGCCGGCACGACCAGGACCGCACCGGCATCGGCCAGGACAAGGCCTATGAGCACAAGCCATACGAGTGGGGCGACCCGTTCCATCTCAACGTGGAAGAGACGGTCAAGAACGCCATCTGGCGCAGCGGCGCGGGGACCCCGGTTCGACTCACGCCCGACGACTTCGAGGTCGAGCGCACCGAGACCGTCACGCGCAGCGCAACCGTGTTGCTGCTCGACGTGTCCCTTTCGATGCCGATGCGCGACAACTTCCTGTCGGCGAAGAAGGTCGCGATGGCGCTGCACGCGCTCATCACGAGCCAGTTCCCGCGCGACTACTTCGGTCTCGTGAGCTTCGGACGCGTCGCGCGCGAAGTGCCGCCCGAGCGGTTGCCGGAGATGAGCTGGGACTTCGAGTGGGGCACGAACATGCAGCACGCGATGCTGCTCGCACGGCGCATGCTCTCCCGCCAGAGCGGCACGAAGCAGATCATCATGGTCACCGACGGCGAGCCGACGGCCCACATCGAAGGCGGCGAGCCGTACTTCCAGTACCCGCCCTCACCGCTGACCATCGAGGAGACCCTGAAGGAAGTGATGCGGTGCACGCGTGACGGCATTCGCATCAACACGTTCATGCTCGACGAGAGCTACTACCTGCGTGACTTCGTGGAGCGCATGATGAAGCTCAACCGCGGCCGTGCCTTCTTCACGACCCCCGACACCCTCGGCGACTACGTGCTCGTCGACTTCCTCGATCAGCGCCGTCAGAGAAGGGCTTCGTAA
- a CDS encoding O-acetyl-ADP-ribose deacetylase produces the protein MTPRVEAVLGDITAEATDAVVNAANPGLTRGAGVCGAIFAAAGPELDAACAGLGGAVTGDAKVTPGFALRARWIIHAVGPVWHGGNQGEPGLLASAYRRSLEVAAEVGARSVAFPAISTGIYGYPLEPAAEVAVASCRAAPPEIDSVRFVCFDDQTLAAYEALL, from the coding sequence ATGACACCCCGAGTCGAGGCCGTCCTCGGTGACATCACGGCAGAGGCCACCGACGCCGTCGTCAACGCCGCCAACCCCGGATTGACCCGCGGGGCCGGCGTCTGCGGGGCGATCTTCGCCGCCGCGGGGCCCGAGCTCGACGCCGCCTGCGCCGGGCTCGGCGGCGCCGTCACCGGCGACGCCAAGGTCACCCCCGGCTTCGCCCTCAGGGCCCGCTGGATCATCCACGCGGTCGGGCCGGTCTGGCACGGAGGCAACCAGGGCGAGCCCGGGCTCCTGGCGTCGGCCTACCGGCGCTCCCTGGAGGTGGCCGCCGAGGTCGGAGCCCGATCCGTCGCCTTCCCAGCCATCAGCACCGGCATCTACGGCTATCCGCTGGAGCCCGCCGCGGAAGTCGCGGTGGCGAGCTGTCGGGCGGCACCGCCCGAGATCGACTCGGTCAGGTTCGTCTGCTTCGACGACCAGACGCTTGCGGCTTACGAAGCCCTTCTCTGA
- a CDS encoding WhiB family transcriptional regulator gives MTDFIQFVQAEADDSGQRWQERANCLGVDPDLFFPERGASTREAKAVCRGCEVRGECLEYALAHGEKFGIWGGLSERERRRVRRQRALERRNLASA, from the coding sequence GTGACCGACTTCATCCAGTTCGTCCAGGCCGAGGCCGACGACAGTGGGCAGCGGTGGCAGGAACGTGCCAACTGCCTGGGGGTCGATCCCGACCTGTTCTTCCCAGAGCGGGGTGCGTCGACCCGTGAGGCCAAGGCCGTGTGCCGGGGCTGCGAGGTCCGGGGCGAGTGCCTCGAGTACGCCCTCGCCCACGGTGAGAAGTTCGGCATCTGGGGCGGGCTCTCGGAGCGTGAGCGCCGACGGGTCCGCCGCCAGCGGGCTCTCGAACGTCGCAACCTCGCTTCTGCCTAG
- a CDS encoding glutamate formiminotransferase, with protein MPNISEGRRADVLDALAIACGPSLLDVHADTDHHRSVFTLAGPGTRDAETAVCALAQVAAARAELTGHEGAHPRLGVIDVVPFVALDEDHDVAADAAAAFAVWAVEDLAVPVFFYDDADPKRRSLPELRADAFVKREPDAGPPRPHPTLGAVAVGARPPLVAVNCWLDTNDVLVARRLAREVRELDGGMPGVRALGLLLESVETAQVSMNLVDLPVTGIEAAVSEVRRRAAKDDWEITKVEIVGLIPHAELERCTEEFRDWAEITEAVTIESRLTAKTVP; from the coding sequence GTGCCGAACATCTCAGAAGGTCGCCGCGCCGACGTGCTCGACGCGCTCGCGATCGCGTGCGGCCCGTCGCTGCTCGACGTCCATGCCGACACCGATCATCACCGATCGGTGTTCACACTGGCTGGCCCCGGAACACGAGATGCCGAGACCGCGGTGTGCGCGCTGGCCCAGGTCGCCGCGGCGCGCGCCGAGCTGACGGGCCACGAGGGCGCGCATCCGCGCCTCGGCGTGATCGACGTCGTGCCCTTCGTGGCGCTCGACGAAGATCACGACGTTGCTGCTGACGCGGCCGCGGCGTTTGCCGTGTGGGCGGTGGAAGATCTGGCGGTACCCGTGTTCTTCTACGACGACGCCGATCCGAAGCGCCGATCGCTGCCGGAGCTCCGGGCCGATGCTTTCGTCAAGCGTGAGCCCGACGCCGGCCCGCCTCGGCCGCATCCCACGCTCGGTGCGGTGGCCGTGGGCGCCCGCCCGCCGCTCGTGGCGGTGAACTGCTGGCTCGACACCAACGACGTCCTCGTGGCCCGCCGCCTCGCCCGTGAGGTGCGCGAGCTCGACGGGGGCATGCCGGGGGTGCGGGCGCTGGGCCTGCTCCTGGAGTCCGTGGAGACGGCTCAGGTGTCGATGAACCTGGTAGATCTGCCCGTGACCGGCATCGAAGCCGCCGTCTCAGAGGTTCGCCGCCGGGCGGCCAAAGACGACTGGGAGATCACCAAGGTAGAGATCGTCGGCCTGATCCCCCACGCCGAGCTCGAGCGCTGCACCGAAGAGTTCCGAGACTGGGCCGAGATCACCGAAGCCGTCACGATCGAATCCAGGCTGACCGCAAAGACGGTCCCGTAA